The Stenotrophomonas maltophilia genome includes a region encoding these proteins:
- the dnaE gene encoding DNA polymerase III subunit alpha has product MSNSRFVHLHVHTEFSLADSTIRVPAKPDQADPKKAKQANLLSRSVELGLPALAVTDLNNLFALVKFYKAAEGVGIKPIAGADVLIAEEGQDPWRMTLLCRDREGYLSLSRLLTRAWMEGHRPEGGVAIHPDWLKAGNANLFALAGRQSLAGRLALDGKHELAEQQLADWQRVFGDGLHLELTRTGREGEETFNQFALMAAGQRGLPVVASNDVRFLAPTDFSAHEARVCISTGRVLDDPKRPREYSDQQYLKSAEEMCALFADIPDAIDNTLALAERCNIEMRLGTYFLPNYPVPDDETLDTWIQKMSRDGLEERLEKNPLAPGKTREDYFERLEFELNTIIKMGFPGYFLIVADFIQWGKNQGIPIGPGRGSGAGSLVAWALKITDLDPLPYNLLFERFLNPERVSMPDFDIDFCMDRRDEVIDYVARKYGRERVSQIITYGTMAAKAVVRDSGRVLGFPYGLVDGVSKLIPNILGIHLKDALGKGKEGPSSEMASPELIQRYETEDDVRDLIDLALQLEDLTRNAGKHAGGVVIGPEPLSEFCPLYAEHDENGLGKNPVTQFDKNDVEEVGLVKFDFLGLRTLTIIDWAVKAINKRHERAGIPPVDIAAIPLDDTPTYKDIFANGNTGAVFQFESSGMRRLLKDARPDRFEDLIALVSLYRPGPMDLIPSFNARKHGQEEIIYPDPRTEAILKDTYGIMVYQEQVMQMAQIVGGYSLGGADLLRRAMGKKVPAEMAKHREIFREGAAKDGVDEAKADAIFDLMEKFAGYGFNKSHAAAYALVSYQTAWLKRHYPAEFMAATLSSDLDNTDKVVGFLDEVRNLGLTVLPPKVNQSAFMFEAVTPDTIQYGLGAIKGVGQGACEAVVEERLKGGPFKDLLDFCTRVGSAKLNRRTLEAMINCGALDELGRNRASLMLQLPEVIKATDQMARERASGQNSLFGGPDPSATTIQLDLPEAEEWPLLQRLNGERDTLGFYLSGHPFDPWRDDVRDLVGNDLGSVEKIWSANSGGGGGGEKRWRPEVQTVLAGQVVGVRRKGESQIFIQLEDGRGRVECSAFSDAMAEFGHLMTKDRILVVKGGLREDEFNGGYALRIRQCWDFDEVCANYATRLSLRLDLRQQRPVWERVNALLDRHRPGRTPLRLDLLLKGPHGGVAGMLDVSGQSAVRIDSKLMEALRADPAVRTLKVRYSPPWAS; this is encoded by the coding sequence TGATCGCCGAGGAAGGGCAGGATCCGTGGCGGATGACCCTGCTGTGCCGCGACCGCGAGGGCTACCTGAGCCTGTCGCGGCTGCTGACCCGCGCGTGGATGGAAGGCCATCGCCCCGAAGGCGGCGTGGCCATCCATCCGGACTGGCTGAAGGCCGGCAACGCCAACCTGTTCGCGCTGGCCGGCCGGCAGAGCCTGGCCGGGCGCCTGGCGCTGGACGGCAAGCATGAACTGGCCGAGCAGCAGCTGGCCGATTGGCAGCGCGTGTTCGGCGATGGCCTGCACCTGGAGCTGACCCGCACCGGCCGCGAGGGCGAGGAAACCTTCAACCAGTTCGCGCTGATGGCCGCCGGCCAGCGTGGCCTGCCGGTGGTGGCCAGCAATGATGTGCGCTTCCTGGCGCCCACCGATTTCAGCGCGCACGAAGCGCGCGTGTGCATTTCCACCGGCCGCGTACTGGACGACCCCAAGCGCCCGCGCGAGTACAGCGACCAGCAGTACCTGAAATCGGCCGAAGAGATGTGTGCGCTGTTCGCCGACATTCCCGATGCCATCGACAACACGCTGGCGCTGGCCGAGCGCTGCAACATCGAGATGCGGCTGGGCACCTACTTCCTGCCCAATTACCCGGTGCCCGACGACGAGACCCTGGACACCTGGATCCAGAAGATGTCGCGCGACGGCCTGGAAGAGCGCCTGGAGAAGAATCCGCTGGCGCCGGGCAAGACCCGCGAAGATTATTTCGAGCGCCTGGAGTTCGAGCTCAACACCATCATCAAGATGGGTTTCCCCGGCTACTTCCTGATCGTGGCCGACTTCATCCAGTGGGGCAAGAACCAGGGCATCCCGATCGGCCCGGGCCGTGGTTCGGGTGCCGGTTCGCTGGTGGCGTGGGCACTGAAGATCACCGATCTGGACCCACTGCCGTACAACCTGCTGTTCGAGCGCTTCCTGAACCCGGAACGCGTGTCGATGCCCGACTTCGACATCGACTTCTGCATGGACCGCCGCGACGAGGTGATCGACTACGTCGCGCGCAAGTACGGGCGCGAGCGCGTCAGCCAGATCATCACCTACGGCACCATGGCCGCCAAGGCGGTGGTGCGCGACTCCGGCCGCGTGCTCGGCTTCCCGTACGGCCTGGTCGACGGTGTTTCCAAGCTGATCCCGAACATCCTCGGCATCCACCTGAAGGATGCACTGGGCAAGGGCAAGGAAGGCCCCAGCTCGGAAATGGCGTCGCCGGAACTGATCCAGCGCTACGAGACCGAGGACGATGTCCGCGACCTGATCGACCTGGCGCTGCAGCTGGAAGACCTGACCCGCAACGCCGGCAAGCACGCCGGTGGCGTGGTGATCGGGCCCGAACCGCTGAGCGAGTTCTGCCCGCTGTACGCCGAACACGACGAGAACGGTCTCGGCAAGAACCCCGTCACCCAGTTCGACAAGAACGACGTGGAAGAAGTGGGCCTGGTGAAGTTCGACTTCCTCGGCCTGCGCACGCTGACCATCATCGACTGGGCGGTGAAGGCGATCAACAAGCGCCATGAGCGCGCCGGCATCCCGCCGGTGGACATCGCCGCGATTCCGCTGGACGACACGCCCACCTACAAGGACATCTTCGCCAACGGCAATACGGGCGCAGTGTTCCAGTTCGAATCCTCGGGCATGCGCCGCCTGCTGAAGGACGCGCGCCCCGATCGTTTCGAAGACCTGATCGCGCTGGTGTCGCTGTACCGCCCCGGCCCGATGGACCTGATTCCCTCCTTCAATGCGCGTAAGCACGGCCAGGAAGAAATCATCTATCCCGATCCGCGCACCGAAGCGATCCTGAAAGACACCTACGGCATCATGGTGTACCAGGAGCAGGTGATGCAGATGGCGCAGATCGTCGGCGGCTACTCGCTGGGCGGCGCCGACCTGCTGCGCCGTGCGATGGGCAAGAAGGTGCCGGCCGAAATGGCCAAGCACCGCGAGATCTTCCGCGAAGGTGCGGCCAAGGACGGCGTGGACGAAGCCAAGGCCGACGCGATCTTCGACCTGATGGAGAAGTTCGCCGGCTACGGCTTCAACAAGTCGCACGCCGCCGCCTACGCGCTGGTCAGTTACCAGACCGCATGGCTGAAACGCCATTACCCGGCCGAGTTCATGGCGGCCACGCTGTCGTCCGATCTGGACAACACCGACAAGGTGGTCGGCTTCCTCGACGAGGTGCGTAACCTCGGCCTGACCGTGCTGCCGCCCAAGGTGAACCAGTCAGCCTTCATGTTCGAAGCGGTGACGCCGGACACCATCCAGTACGGCCTCGGTGCGATCAAGGGCGTCGGCCAGGGTGCCTGCGAGGCGGTGGTCGAGGAGCGGCTGAAGGGCGGCCCGTTCAAGGACCTGCTCGACTTCTGCACCCGCGTCGGCTCGGCCAAGCTCAACCGGCGCACGCTGGAAGCGATGATCAACTGTGGTGCGTTGGACGAGCTTGGCCGCAACCGTGCCTCGCTGATGCTGCAGCTGCCGGAGGTGATCAAGGCTACCGACCAGATGGCCCGCGAGCGCGCTTCGGGACAGAACTCGCTGTTCGGTGGCCCGGACCCGAGCGCGACCACGATCCAGCTGGATCTGCCCGAAGCCGAAGAATGGCCGCTGCTGCAGCGCCTCAACGGCGAGCGCGACACGCTGGGCTTCTATCTCAGTGGCCACCCGTTCGATCCATGGCGCGACGATGTACGCGATCTGGTCGGCAACGACCTGGGTTCGGTGGAGAAGATCTGGAGCGCCAACAGCGGTGGTGGCGGCGGCGGCGAAAAGCGCTGGCGCCCGGAAGTGCAGACCGTGCTGGCCGGCCAGGTGGTCGGTGTGCGTCGCAAGGGCGAGAGCCAGATCTTCATCCAGCTGGAAGATGGCCGCGGCCGCGTCGAGTGCAGCGCCTTCTCCGACGCGATGGCCGAGTTCGGGCACCTGATGACCAAGGACCGCATCCTGGTGGTCAAGGGCGGCCTGCGCGAGGACGAGTTCAACGGCGGCTACGCATTGCGCATCCGCCAGTGCTGGGACTTCGACGAAGTCTGCGCCAACTACGCCACGCGGCTGTCGCTGCGCCTGGATCTGCGCCAGCAGCGCCCGGTCTGGGAGCGCGTCAATGCGCTGCTGGACCGCCATCGCCCGGGGCGCACGCCGCTGCGCCTGGACCTGCTGCTGAAGGGCCCGCACGGCGGCGTCGCCGGCATGCTCGATGTGTCCGGGCAGAGCGCGGTGCGCATCGATTCCAAGTTGATGGAGGCGCTGCGCGCCGACCCCGCCGTGCGCACGCTGAAAGTGCGCTACAGCCCACCGTGGGCCAGCTGA